In the genome of Xanthobacteraceae bacterium, one region contains:
- a CDS encoding ABC transporter substrate-binding protein → MRSRVLKAFGRAVTISAFALAAVFSAPIASAKDKFVFAWPSAINSGVANFTFAKALGFFEDEGLDVELIVLAGSGVIIPQLLQGSIHTAYASLEPIPISRQEGKPNFPIRFAYNYLPRSIWELAVLDESRIKTFADLNGSTIGFVALTSGNIAMTQAMAQNQGVDWKTVQKIGVGSGVPAFEALRRKQIDALNLWDTMHVAIELGGTKIRRIEFPKEYQGLPSHGFPYTDEMIKKRPDLVIKFGRAMSRGAIACQANLEGCIRSFWKEYPTMRPTTGTDEENIKREMAILKPRLENLLYGRDEKNIGAFTDKEFQLIVEALKLGGLIEQNANIPLNTLYTNEFVAEYNRFSRDDVVKKAKAYK, encoded by the coding sequence ATGCGTTCGAGAGTTCTGAAGGCGTTCGGTCGGGCCGTTACGATATCGGCCTTTGCACTTGCTGCGGTGTTTTCGGCGCCGATAGCATCGGCAAAAGATAAGTTCGTTTTTGCTTGGCCTTCGGCGATTAACTCCGGCGTCGCGAATTTCACGTTTGCTAAGGCCCTTGGCTTCTTCGAGGACGAAGGACTCGATGTCGAGCTGATTGTTCTAGCGGGTTCCGGCGTCATCATTCCGCAGCTTCTCCAAGGCTCGATTCACACTGCCTACGCCTCACTGGAACCGATTCCGATTTCGCGCCAAGAAGGTAAGCCGAACTTCCCGATCCGTTTCGCTTACAATTATCTGCCGCGTTCGATTTGGGAGTTAGCCGTACTCGACGAAAGCAGGATCAAAACTTTCGCTGATCTGAACGGCTCGACCATTGGTTTTGTTGCGCTCACCTCGGGTAATATCGCGATGACGCAGGCGATGGCACAAAACCAAGGCGTCGACTGGAAAACAGTACAGAAAATCGGTGTTGGTTCAGGAGTACCCGCGTTTGAGGCTCTCCGTCGCAAGCAAATCGACGCGCTCAATCTCTGGGATACGATGCATGTTGCGATCGAGCTGGGCGGCACAAAGATTCGCCGGATCGAGTTTCCGAAAGAGTATCAGGGCCTGCCGAGCCACGGCTTTCCTTACACCGACGAGATGATCAAGAAGCGCCCGGACCTCGTCATCAAATTCGGACGGGCTATGTCTCGAGGCGCAATCGCTTGCCAAGCAAATCTAGAAGGCTGCATTCGTTCATTCTGGAAAGAATACCCGACGATGCGCCCGACTACAGGCACAGACGAAGAAAACATTAAACGCGAGATGGCAATCCTCAAGCCACGCCTTGAAAATCTGCTTTACGGGCGGGATGAAAAGAATATCGGTGCTTTCACCGACAAGGAGTTTCAACTGATCGTCGAAGCGTTGAAGCTCGGCGGTCTAATTGAGCAGAACGCGAATATTCCGCTCAACACGCTCTACACCAACGAATTTGTAGCTGAATACAATCGCTTTAGCCGCGACGACGTGGTGAAGAAGGCGAAGGCATACAAGTAA
- a CDS encoding molybdopterin-dependent oxidoreductase, whose translation MKQHSEVIGRRIPQIEGQTKVNGEAEYTHDVTLPGMLYCAILRSPHAAADILEINLKPAMAVPGIVDAVVSSDFSGERYVNYGAGYSDRYPLATGKVRFYGEEVAAVAAETAQSAWLGVRAISVKYREQTPAVTTEAALASGAIEIHPRKEKLPANVAQAVDVKLGDVDAGFEEAALVVEGHYEHGVVWPVCMETNAAVASFDKTSGKLEVWCGTQAPFFVRKELARVLKLELANIIVRPVAIGGGFGGKSQSPEQIAIAALLSKRTGRPIKIALSRDEEYIAGKSDHAKSMSLRTAVDRSGNILARTVDAIVDNGAYTHMGPVYVSALRQRIANLYRVGAAGVRAKLVYTNKLPGGSYRGMGAPGIIWAIESQIDELAEQLNIDPVAYRIQIANQPGDITPLGWKITSCGLSDCLRKASERIGWTEKRGKLPPFRGIGIASMIHPSGSVLYAEGNFSNLAVELDGEGHLTIFTQTADAGTWQNTILAQLVAETLGISTDNMSVVHMDTEHAPDDLGSAASRVTFVTGNAAIAAGKELISKIRTRLSQEWNVETEKIEYRVGAFVHPDDARRELTLSQAAQRFGSLRVEGHYSIGLERPDPVTGYGNYAASYAFGAQAVEVEVDPGTGHVTILNIASAQDVGRVLNPTALEGQTYGGIMQGVGMALSEDVVFENGRPVNRSLINYRVPRIADTPNIFIDFIETNEALGPFGAKAAGEPTINATVAAVANAVADAVGVRFYKLPITPERVLAAIEAKKKRELALKPYLRPFNAEVAAVRKIYPVMFPVMKKAGKHLAKVRPQVRKFETSVVDTIEEAILEASSDNSRFLGGGTDLLPGIRQGVYGPEKLISYSNIPGVKEISEDEHFVSVGAAVTLDQLVNDKLIGKKFPGLASGTSLIATQQIRNRATVAGDLCQEKRCWFFRSATPCYRFSGPACPCYAVLGDSRHHSILGAGRCAAPCVADLAPMLSCLGAEAVTAGPEMARRIPVEQLYVWAGETVLEPGELITRIDIPQPSENSSFHYEKYARWRGDFAEASAAVRLIGTKARLIDAAILMGGVAPMPARAVHSEEVLRGVSLTPEAIESAASASVFGALPMKDNRYKAALTVSIVSRAITVAAERLPPA comes from the coding sequence ATGAAACAGCATTCTGAGGTAATTGGGCGTCGCATTCCGCAGATCGAGGGGCAGACGAAGGTCAACGGCGAAGCCGAGTACACTCACGACGTCACGCTGCCGGGAATGCTTTATTGCGCGATTCTGCGCAGCCCTCATGCGGCAGCCGATATCTTAGAAATCAATCTTAAGCCAGCAATGGCGGTCCCAGGCATTGTAGACGCGGTCGTATCGTCGGATTTCAGCGGCGAGCGCTATGTTAATTATGGCGCAGGCTATTCTGATCGCTATCCGCTGGCGACGGGTAAGGTGCGCTTTTACGGCGAGGAGGTCGCGGCCGTGGCCGCAGAGACTGCGCAATCCGCGTGGCTCGGCGTTCGCGCAATCTCAGTAAAATACCGAGAGCAAACGCCGGCTGTTACTACTGAGGCAGCGCTAGCATCCGGCGCGATTGAAATACATCCTCGCAAAGAGAAGTTGCCAGCCAATGTGGCGCAAGCGGTCGACGTAAAGCTTGGCGATGTTGATGCGGGCTTCGAAGAAGCAGCTCTTGTTGTTGAAGGTCATTACGAGCACGGTGTTGTTTGGCCCGTTTGCATGGAAACGAATGCGGCAGTCGCATCTTTCGACAAGACAAGCGGAAAACTGGAGGTATGGTGCGGAACACAAGCGCCTTTCTTCGTGCGCAAAGAGCTGGCGCGTGTTCTCAAATTAGAACTTGCGAACATTATAGTGCGACCCGTCGCGATTGGCGGTGGATTTGGAGGTAAGTCGCAATCGCCTGAGCAAATCGCGATCGCGGCACTACTTTCCAAACGAACAGGCAGGCCAATCAAAATAGCGCTTTCCCGCGACGAAGAGTACATCGCCGGGAAGAGCGACCATGCCAAATCAATGTCACTCCGAACGGCGGTCGATCGCAGCGGAAACATTCTAGCGCGAACAGTCGATGCGATTGTCGACAATGGCGCATACACCCATATGGGCCCCGTGTATGTTTCTGCACTGCGTCAGCGGATAGCGAATCTTTATCGTGTGGGCGCCGCGGGCGTACGCGCTAAACTCGTATACACAAACAAGCTTCCTGGCGGTTCCTACCGCGGGATGGGCGCTCCCGGCATCATTTGGGCGATTGAAAGCCAAATCGATGAACTGGCCGAGCAACTAAATATCGATCCAGTCGCCTATCGTATTCAAATCGCAAATCAGCCCGGTGATATTACTCCGCTTGGATGGAAGATCACGAGTTGCGGCCTCAGCGACTGTTTGCGTAAGGCATCAGAACGCATTGGTTGGACGGAGAAAAGAGGAAAGCTTCCACCGTTTCGGGGCATCGGTATTGCTTCGATGATTCATCCAAGCGGCAGCGTGCTTTACGCCGAAGGCAATTTCTCGAACCTTGCCGTCGAGCTTGATGGCGAAGGGCATCTCACGATTTTTACCCAAACTGCCGATGCCGGCACTTGGCAGAACACGATTCTAGCGCAGCTCGTTGCTGAAACACTTGGCATCTCCACAGATAACATGTCGGTCGTTCATATGGATACCGAACATGCCCCAGACGATCTCGGCAGTGCTGCATCCCGCGTCACTTTCGTAACAGGTAATGCTGCGATTGCAGCCGGGAAGGAGCTCATATCCAAAATACGTACGAGATTATCGCAGGAGTGGAACGTCGAAACTGAAAAAATTGAGTATCGAGTGGGCGCTTTCGTCCATCCTGACGATGCACGACGTGAATTGACGCTGTCACAGGCTGCCCAAAGGTTTGGATCACTCCGAGTAGAGGGCCATTACTCGATTGGGCTGGAACGACCCGATCCCGTAACGGGCTACGGAAATTACGCTGCTTCGTATGCGTTCGGTGCGCAGGCGGTGGAAGTCGAAGTCGACCCAGGCACCGGCCATGTGACCATTTTGAATATTGCATCGGCGCAGGACGTAGGACGCGTTCTAAATCCGACCGCGCTCGAAGGTCAGACATATGGCGGCATAATGCAGGGCGTGGGCATGGCCCTCAGTGAAGATGTGGTCTTTGAGAACGGCCGGCCCGTAAACCGCTCGCTTATCAATTATCGTGTCCCGCGGATCGCGGATACTCCGAATATCTTCATCGATTTCATCGAAACAAACGAAGCCCTTGGGCCATTCGGTGCAAAGGCCGCTGGCGAGCCAACAATTAATGCAACAGTCGCAGCAGTCGCGAACGCAGTTGCCGATGCGGTTGGTGTGCGATTCTACAAGTTGCCGATAACGCCAGAACGAGTGCTTGCGGCGATCGAAGCTAAGAAGAAGCGCGAACTTGCTCTGAAGCCCTATTTGAGACCTTTTAACGCAGAAGTCGCCGCGGTACGCAAAATCTATCCGGTAATGTTTCCGGTGATGAAGAAGGCTGGAAAACATCTAGCAAAGGTACGGCCACAAGTTCGTAAGTTTGAAACGTCAGTAGTCGACACGATTGAAGAGGCGATTTTAGAAGCTTCGTCCGATAATAGCCGCTTTCTAGGCGGTGGTACGGACCTGTTACCGGGAATACGGCAGGGTGTGTACGGGCCGGAAAAGCTTATTTCGTACAGCAATATTCCCGGGGTGAAAGAAATTTCTGAGGACGAGCACTTCGTAAGTGTTGGCGCTGCAGTAACGCTCGATCAGCTTGTAAATGACAAGCTAATTGGAAAAAAGTTTCCGGGACTTGCAAGCGGCACATCGCTCATAGCAACTCAACAAATACGTAATCGTGCGACAGTCGCTGGCGATCTTTGTCAGGAGAAGCGTTGCTGGTTCTTTCGATCGGCAACTCCTTGCTACCGCTTTTCCGGTCCGGCATGTCCTTGCTACGCCGTGCTCGGTGATAGCAGACATCATTCTATTCTTGGGGCGGGGCGATGTGCTGCGCCGTGCGTGGCCGATCTTGCACCGATGCTGTCGTGTCTTGGTGCTGAAGCGGTAACCGCTGGACCTGAAATGGCAAGAAGGATCCCGGTTGAGCAGCTGTATGTTTGGGCCGGAGAAACTGTCCTCGAGCCAGGAGAGCTGATCACGCGTATCGATATTCCGCAACCAAGTGAGAACTCCTCGTTCCACTATGAGAAGTATGCACGTTGGCGCGGCGATTTTGCTGAGGCATCCGCCGCGGTTCGGCTGATCGGGACGAAGGCGCGACTAATAGATGCAGCCATCCTGATGGGCGGTGTTGCGCCGATGCCGGCGCGAGCGGTTCACAGCGAGGAAGTTTTGCGCGGCGTATCATTGACACCGGAGGCAATTGAGTCAGCCGCGTCAGCATCCGTTTTTGGAGCGCTGCCCATGAAAGACAATCGATACAAAGCCGCGCTCACCGTAAGCATCGTATCGCGCGCGATCACTGTCGCGGCGGAGCGTTTGCCACCTGCTTAG
- a CDS encoding xanthine dehydrogenase family protein molybdopterin-binding subunit, whose product MSAQPQVFDVVGKRLNRLDGAGKVTGAAVYASDFALPGMLYGRVLRSPHAHAKILRVDTTAARSMPGVRAIVTGSTQKLNRFGNFIKDFEVFASDRVYHVGQAIAGVAADSEYAAEQAVKAIVVDYEELPAVFDPVTALRSDASLVHPNWKELKAAPIISRDANRCGRTVIKVGDVEEGFRNSYRVYEHVFRTSPVHAGYTEPRVAVAQWTDSDKATVWCNAQLLFDTQSALAEIFGIPPSHIRVVVPGIGGGFGGKLRLGMEHYAMVLARAAKRAVRVMSTSEEELTAALFRQPATIELKTGVDRDGHIIAKKGRVIVDSGACSGSGPLVASTATMILAGPYKLPNAELEGIAVYTNNHPNGSVRAPSGPMPNFATESQMDMIADDLGIDPLELRKRNILREGDVAVNGQKMTAVGLEECLDKAAASIDWNSRKPEQNRGKGLACGWWMTSRGSSGAYLKLMQDGTLTMMVGVVEMGTGALTGAAQVVAEELKIPVTDINVVSADSLTTPYDFGSQGSRTMFAVANASREAARELIAKMRERAAKSLGAEAQSLQMREKAFWSGEKKLTFAELATQANAGGGGLIAEATYIAPAVEHDASRVQNHFSPSWPSPSFHVHAVDVSIDQVLGEVTINRYVVAQDVGYAINPTYLEGQLEGGAVQGVGQALFEELIMVKGHVQNGNLTDYKMPTSMDVPPIEIILVTYPSVTGPYGAKGVGEPPSIQPPAAVANAIAAASGKRITNLPITAEKILMA is encoded by the coding sequence ATGAGCGCTCAACCCCAAGTGTTCGATGTTGTTGGCAAGCGTCTAAATCGTTTGGACGGTGCTGGAAAAGTTACGGGGGCAGCTGTTTACGCGTCCGATTTTGCTTTACCTGGAATGCTGTATGGCCGCGTTTTGCGAAGCCCACATGCTCATGCAAAGATTTTGAGGGTTGACACAACCGCCGCGCGATCCATGCCTGGCGTTCGGGCGATCGTTACGGGCAGCACTCAAAAATTGAATCGCTTTGGAAATTTCATCAAGGATTTTGAAGTTTTTGCGTCCGATCGCGTATATCACGTTGGGCAGGCAATTGCCGGCGTTGCAGCGGACAGCGAATACGCTGCTGAACAGGCTGTGAAGGCCATTGTTGTAGATTATGAAGAGTTACCGGCCGTATTTGATCCGGTTACCGCTCTTCGTAGCGACGCATCTCTCGTGCACCCAAACTGGAAAGAGCTGAAGGCTGCGCCAATCATTTCGCGCGATGCTAATCGCTGCGGCCGAACAGTGATCAAGGTAGGTGATGTCGAAGAGGGGTTTCGGAATAGCTATCGAGTTTATGAGCATGTTTTTAGAACAAGCCCGGTTCATGCCGGTTATACTGAGCCGCGTGTCGCGGTAGCGCAGTGGACGGACAGCGATAAGGCGACCGTATGGTGTAACGCGCAGCTGTTGTTCGATACGCAGAGTGCACTTGCGGAAATCTTTGGCATACCGCCCTCTCACATCCGAGTTGTCGTACCGGGTATCGGAGGAGGCTTTGGAGGAAAGCTCCGACTAGGAATGGAGCACTACGCAATGGTGTTAGCGCGCGCCGCGAAGCGTGCAGTGCGGGTAATGTCAACGAGCGAGGAAGAGCTAACAGCAGCGCTTTTTCGTCAGCCAGCGACAATAGAATTGAAAACCGGCGTCGATCGAGATGGCCATATAATCGCGAAGAAGGGGCGAGTCATTGTTGACTCAGGCGCTTGTTCTGGATCGGGACCGCTAGTTGCGTCTACCGCAACGATGATTCTGGCAGGACCTTACAAGTTGCCGAATGCTGAATTGGAAGGCATTGCGGTTTATACGAACAATCACCCGAACGGTTCAGTACGTGCGCCGTCAGGACCAATGCCTAACTTCGCTACAGAGTCTCAGATGGATATGATCGCCGACGACTTAGGCATCGATCCGCTCGAATTGAGAAAGCGAAACATTCTGCGCGAGGGCGATGTCGCCGTGAATGGTCAGAAGATGACCGCGGTAGGTCTTGAAGAATGTCTAGACAAAGCAGCGGCCTCGATCGACTGGAATTCCAGAAAGCCTGAGCAAAACCGCGGAAAGGGATTGGCGTGCGGCTGGTGGATGACGTCTCGCGGTTCTTCCGGAGCATATCTGAAGTTGATGCAGGACGGCACGCTGACGATGATGGTCGGCGTTGTTGAAATGGGTACTGGCGCTTTGACTGGTGCCGCGCAGGTTGTCGCGGAAGAACTAAAAATCCCAGTCACTGATATTAATGTCGTTAGTGCAGACTCTCTCACGACACCTTACGACTTTGGCTCGCAAGGTAGCCGCACAATGTTTGCGGTCGCCAATGCATCGCGTGAAGCTGCCCGCGAGCTTATTGCAAAAATGAGGGAGCGCGCTGCCAAATCGTTGGGCGCCGAAGCGCAGTCACTTCAGATGCGAGAAAAAGCATTTTGGAGCGGCGAGAAAAAACTCACGTTTGCGGAGTTGGCCACACAAGCCAATGCAGGTGGCGGCGGGCTCATTGCAGAAGCAACCTATATCGCGCCGGCGGTCGAGCATGATGCATCTAGAGTGCAGAACCATTTTTCGCCAAGTTGGCCGTCCCCCAGCTTCCACGTTCATGCAGTCGATGTTTCAATTGACCAAGTCTTGGGTGAAGTGACGATTAATCGATATGTCGTAGCTCAAGACGTCGGCTACGCGATCAATCCTACTTATCTAGAAGGACAACTGGAGGGTGGGGCAGTTCAAGGTGTGGGCCAAGCGCTTTTCGAAGAACTAATAATGGTGAAAGGCCATGTTCAGAACGGCAATCTAACGGACTACAAAATGCCGACGAGCATGGACGTTCCACCGATCGAAATTATCCTGGTAACTTACCCTTCTGTGACCGGACCTTACGGAGCGAAGGGAGTGGGCGAACCACCGTCGATTCAGCCGCCTGCAGCGGTCGCCAATGCCATCGCTGCGGCATCAGGAAAGCGCATCACCAATCTTCCGATCACCGCTGAGAAGATATTGATGGCATGA
- a CDS encoding xanthine dehydrogenase family protein subunit M has protein sequence MKFNLHVANSVEHAIEISSGLKDGWKYVAGGTDLVIQLRRGVRKSEDLVDISRLSSLREIEVSDDAIKIGALCTHKDIETNRTIEREFSALQAAARVVGGHQIRNVGTVGGNLANASPAADVAIALLSLDATIQVRGPEGSRKVPIDQLFVKSGETTLRAGELIESVQFKRFDGRNRSVFLKVGRRKAMEISVVSVAVNLEIDSGGTCSSARISLGAVGPRPRRAKIAERLIEKKKLDTELIKLAAAQAKSECSPRSDSRASAEYRTRVVEGLVGRALSQCL, from the coding sequence ATGAAATTTAATCTGCACGTAGCAAACTCCGTAGAGCACGCAATAGAGATCAGTTCTGGCCTGAAAGATGGTTGGAAATATGTGGCAGGAGGTACCGATCTTGTAATCCAGTTGCGCCGAGGCGTTCGAAAGAGCGAAGATTTGGTCGATATTTCCCGCCTTAGCTCGTTGCGCGAGATCGAAGTTAGTGATGACGCCATTAAAATTGGCGCCCTCTGTACTCACAAAGATATTGAAACCAATCGTACGATTGAAAGGGAGTTTTCCGCACTTCAGGCTGCAGCCAGAGTAGTAGGGGGTCACCAGATTAGAAACGTCGGCACAGTGGGTGGGAATCTGGCAAATGCATCTCCCGCTGCGGACGTCGCAATAGCACTTTTGTCCTTGGACGCGACTATTCAAGTCAGGGGGCCTGAGGGCAGTCGCAAAGTTCCGATAGACCAATTATTTGTAAAATCGGGCGAAACGACTTTGCGGGCTGGCGAACTGATTGAGAGCGTACAGTTCAAGAGATTTGATGGTCGCAATCGAAGTGTTTTTCTGAAAGTTGGACGACGAAAGGCAATGGAGATTTCCGTTGTATCGGTAGCCGTCAATCTGGAAATTGATAGCGGCGGAACTTGCAGTAGCGCGCGCATATCCCTCGGAGCTGTTGGTCCAAGACCACGACGCGCAAAGATCGCTGAGCGTCTTATTGAGAAAAAGAAGTTGGATACAGAGTTGATAAAGCTCGCCGCCGCGCAGGCTAAGTCCGAATGTAGTCCACGTTCGGATTCGCGCGCGTCCGCAGAATATCGAACGCGAGTTGTCGAAGGCCTAGTTGGCCGAGCCTTGTCCCAGTGCTTATAG
- a CDS encoding LLM class flavin-dependent oxidoreductase, translating into MTLGMLMAGHSDPFVHAKQAAFAEELGFTDVWMADERFYREVYSLLTVIAMQTKSINIGPCVTDPFSRHPALTAMAIHTLDDISRGRAILGMGAGVSGFAEMGTPRPKPVRAIRESIELFRAISKGNEVSYDGEIIKFDAGKLGFKPTREQLPVWIAGNGPQVQQLGAKIADAVIMEACGNALEAQAFSNRVKEAATSVGRASGDVRLIARLNISLSDNVPDAYDALRLRAARTLASGRTHFDTLESQGLGIPAGIREKVAHVHYKEGAAPYEAIKSDISNDMIKAISLVGSPADIKSQLVSLFKAGINGVILSALPAKGLTAERTLERFVLEAWRPALQQMMS; encoded by the coding sequence ATGACTCTCGGTATGCTGATGGCCGGCCATTCCGATCCGTTCGTACATGCAAAACAGGCCGCTTTCGCCGAAGAACTAGGGTTTACTGACGTCTGGATGGCCGACGAGCGTTTTTATCGCGAGGTCTACTCGTTGTTGACCGTGATCGCGATGCAAACAAAAAGCATCAATATCGGGCCCTGCGTAACAGATCCTTTTTCTCGTCATCCCGCACTTACTGCGATGGCAATTCATACTCTCGATGACATCTCAAGAGGTCGCGCGATTTTGGGAATGGGTGCAGGGGTGTCTGGCTTTGCAGAGATGGGCACTCCGAGGCCGAAGCCTGTGAGGGCCATCAGGGAGTCGATCGAGCTTTTTCGAGCGATTTCCAAGGGAAACGAAGTCTCATATGACGGCGAGATAATTAAGTTCGACGCCGGCAAGTTGGGTTTCAAGCCCACGCGAGAACAGCTTCCCGTATGGATTGCTGGAAATGGCCCGCAGGTTCAGCAACTGGGTGCAAAGATTGCCGACGCCGTCATTATGGAGGCGTGTGGCAATGCGCTTGAAGCGCAAGCCTTTTCAAACAGAGTCAAAGAGGCCGCAACCAGCGTGGGTCGAGCGTCCGGTGACGTCCGTTTGATAGCCCGGCTAAATATATCACTGAGTGACAATGTACCTGACGCGTACGACGCGTTGCGTTTGCGCGCCGCACGTACATTGGCGTCGGGCAGAACTCATTTTGATACTCTAGAGTCTCAAGGTTTAGGGATCCCCGCTGGGATAAGAGAGAAGGTCGCTCACGTTCACTACAAGGAAGGCGCTGCTCCTTACGAAGCAATTAAATCAGATATTTCGAACGACATGATCAAGGCGATTTCTTTGGTAGGCAGTCCAGCCGATATCAAGAGTCAGCTAGTGTCACTATTCAAGGCAGGAATAAACGGCGTTATCCTGTCTGCACTTCCAGCAAAAGGCTTGACTGCGGAACGAACGCTAGAACGCTTTGTCTTGGAAGCGTGGCGACCGGCGCTTCAGCAGATGATGAGCTGA
- a CDS encoding (2Fe-2S)-binding protein, whose protein sequence is MVGKMFELSIIVNGEKWQVKASGTETLLEVLRKDLALTGTKSNCLEGECGVCAVLVNGRTVNSCILLAVQCEGAEITTIEGMATDEGLHALQSAFLDHGAVQCGYCIPGMIMTAAGFLKENPSPTPDEIREGICGTLCRCTGYKKIVEAVHHASQNMGVK, encoded by the coding sequence ATGGTTGGCAAAATGTTTGAACTGAGCATCATCGTTAACGGCGAGAAGTGGCAAGTCAAAGCGAGTGGGACTGAGACTTTGCTCGAAGTCTTGCGCAAGGATCTGGCGCTCACTGGCACTAAATCAAACTGTCTGGAGGGCGAGTGTGGTGTATGTGCCGTTCTGGTGAATGGTCGTACCGTAAATTCCTGCATCCTCCTCGCCGTCCAGTGTGAAGGTGCCGAAATAACAACGATCGAGGGAATGGCCACGGATGAAGGGTTACATGCACTTCAATCCGCTTTTCTGGATCACGGCGCGGTTCAATGCGGTTATTGTATCCCAGGCATGATCATGACCGCCGCGGGCTTTCTTAAAGAAAACCCATCGCCCACACCGGACGAAATTCGCGAAGGAATCTGCGGCACTCTTTGCCGCTGCACCGGATACAAGAAGATCGTCGAAGCAGTACATCATGCCTCGCAGAATATGGGTGTGAAATGA
- a CDS encoding DUF917 domain-containing protein: MADFIRGLTLLGTGGGGRPEAGHAALAPYIIRGDELRWRSLDTISDDAFFCSLSGLGSIAPTAPLSQAELVAAGYPEAMDDRQPMLLALRELERQTNKKISGVFPIEIGAGNTTTPFAAALAAGVDMIDCDCAGGRAIPEMSQSTVALAGVSVTPAVFADPWGTLLTVSGCHSSKQAERLGKAISSVTKLADMRAQCARAAFIVDGRTLKRVATGGGLTRALRLGRLIAASRSSGKDPAEAAARELNGAVVARGKLIAKDWESRDGYMFGELRIASNNAPETRIFLKNENHIVWIGDVPKYTAPDLICVVDEKTGEPSTNTNLESGTNVAVIVAPALEIHRTPQSINALGPRHYGFDIEYIPMEAVR; this comes from the coding sequence TTGGCCGACTTTATTCGCGGCCTAACTCTACTTGGAACGGGCGGGGGTGGTCGTCCCGAAGCGGGGCACGCCGCTCTAGCTCCCTACATTATTCGCGGAGACGAACTCCGCTGGCGTTCACTCGACACAATTTCTGACGATGCATTTTTTTGTTCGCTATCAGGACTTGGTTCGATCGCACCGACTGCACCTCTGAGCCAAGCTGAGCTCGTTGCCGCTGGTTACCCAGAAGCGATGGATGACCGGCAGCCGATGCTTCTCGCATTAAGAGAGTTGGAGCGGCAGACAAACAAAAAGATTTCCGGCGTTTTTCCTATCGAGATTGGCGCCGGAAATACGACGACACCATTTGCAGCGGCGCTTGCTGCGGGTGTGGACATGATTGACTGCGATTGTGCTGGTGGCCGCGCGATTCCAGAAATGAGCCAGAGCACTGTCGCGTTGGCCGGAGTATCGGTTACCCCAGCGGTATTTGCGGACCCCTGGGGTACGCTTTTGACCGTATCGGGCTGCCATAGCTCCAAGCAGGCCGAACGGCTCGGAAAGGCTATCAGTTCCGTCACGAAGCTCGCTGACATGCGTGCGCAATGTGCTCGAGCGGCATTCATTGTTGACGGGCGTACGTTGAAACGTGTTGCGACCGGCGGCGGTCTTACTCGAGCGCTTCGCCTTGGTCGATTGATCGCGGCGTCGCGTTCGTCAGGAAAAGATCCCGCGGAAGCGGCGGCTCGTGAGCTTAACGGAGCTGTTGTTGCTCGAGGAAAGCTGATTGCCAAAGATTGGGAAAGCCGAGACGGCTATATGTTTGGCGAGCTGCGCATTGCTTCGAACAACGCTCCAGAAACACGCATTTTTTTGAAGAATGAGAATCACATCGTCTGGATTGGAGATGTGCCAAAATATACTGCGCCCGACTTGATATGCGTAGTGGATGAAAAAACAGGCGAGCCTTCCACAAATACAAACCTCGAAAGCGGAACGAATGTTGCGGTGATAGTCGCACCTGCTTTGGAGATTCATCGGACGCCACAGAGCATTAATGCTCTCGGTCCGCGCCATTACGGCTTCGATATCGAATACATTCCAATGGAGGCGGTACGATGA
- a CDS encoding (2Fe-2S)-binding protein: MPPLDKSVTSISGSKISLSINGVDRDLTVDMHESLADVLRDHLQLRGTKIGCNSGECGACTVIVDGASVCSCVTLACTLHGSSVTTIEGLARSGKPHALQQAFIEHGGFQCGFCTSGMIMSAYGLLSKRERPTEEEIRTALQGNVCRCTGYVQILQAVRAAVAAE, translated from the coding sequence ATGCCGCCGCTTGATAAGAGTGTAACATCTATTTCAGGTAGCAAAATTAGCTTGTCGATTAATGGCGTCGATCGAGATCTGACGGTCGACATGCATGAGTCTCTTGCAGATGTTCTTAGAGACCATCTGCAATTGCGCGGCACGAAAATTGGTTGCAATAGCGGAGAATGTGGTGCCTGCACCGTGATCGTAGACGGTGCGTCAGTATGCTCTTGCGTTACATTGGCTTGTACGCTGCATGGGTCAAGCGTCACTACAATCGAAGGTCTCGCCAGAAGCGGAAAACCTCACGCTCTGCAACAAGCCTTCATCGAGCACGGTGGCTTTCAGTGCGGTTTCTGCACGAGTGGCATGATCATGTCTGCTTATGGGCTGCTATCGAAAAGAGAGCGGCCAACCGAAGAGGAAATCCGTACAGCTTTGCAAGGTAACGTCTGTCGTTGCACCGGGTATGTACAAATTCTACAAGCTGTGCGCGCGGCGGTCGCAGCTGAATGA